The genomic window CGTGGGCCTCCGCCCCCAAACCGCGGGAGCAGGCAACCATCAAGAGCAGGGGAACAATGACGGATAATGGGCGCATAAAAATTCCTTGAAGCCGCAGGACCGATGGCAATCGTCCGGAACGCGGTGAACCGAGGTGGGAAGTGAGGGTGGGTCGTCTATTTTGGCTTAACTAGCGGGTTTCCGCAGCAGCCCTGGGAGACACATTAATCCCAACGCTCCAAAAATACAGGAGAGCCCCCACAGACTTTCAAAACGGTTGGCCCGCACGCGACTGGGCTTGCGTGGATCGTAGAGGACTTCGATCTTGTCGCCTTCGGCAAGCTGGAAAGATAAACCGCCGCGGATCGTCCCCTCGGTCATCCCCTGCCCCTCGACCGGGTAAGCCAAATGATAGGTCACACTGGTTCGTCTACCGTCGCGTGCTTCGGTGGTTTTCACATCCAGGCTGGTACAAACCGCTTCGACCGCTTGGCCACGTAAAACCAGCAGGATCGACCCGTAGGCAAAATACGTCGCGGCGGCAAAGCCTGTCACGACGATCAGCAATCGCAATGCACGGGACTTGGCTAGATATTTACTGGGAGCCGCCATAACGTCGTTGACCAAAGCATCAGAAGTAGCCCCACCGCAGAATCGATCATTCTCAGCGGCCCATCATCGCAGGCGGCGGCACAAGACGCAAACAGGGTTATACTAAGCGGCAGCGGTTCGCTCGCCTGACGCGCAGGCCAACCGTGCCGCGCAGCGAAATTGCCGCGACCGTCCGCCTCGTTTGCCGAGCAAGCCATGATCCCCGACGACCTCGATCCCGTAACTGCCAGTTATCATCGCTGTATGTATGGCGAAGGTTTTTTGGATACGTTTTACGACACCTTTTTGGACGGGGCGCCGGACATCCAGGAAAAATTTCGCAACACCGATTTCACGCATCAGAAACTGATGCTCCGCGAGTCGCTGCTGTTGATGATCATGTATAGCCTGGGGCAAACCCAGGTCCGCGACGAACTGGTCCAGCTGGCCAAACGCCACGATCGCAACCACGTGGACATCCCGCCTACGATGTACGAGCGATGGCTCGAATCGTTATGCGTTGCCGTCGGGAAACATGACCCGGAATTCAGCCCCGAAATGGAACAACAATGGCGGGCCGCAATGCAGCCCGGCATCGACCTGATGGTCTCGTATTATTAGCATCGCCGTAGCATGGGCCCCTGGCCCGTGTCGATAAATTACCCCCCTCCCCAGGGACGTGAAATTTATTGTTGGAAGCTTGAGAAGCTACGAGAAACACGTATTTCCGCCGGGCTCGCCCCGGCGGGATAACAACTGGCGCCTACCATTGCCGTCCTATCCAACCTTTCTCCCAGCCAGACGACCGCTTCGCCTGCGGCGTAAACGCACACACCCCTAACGCCTGCATGATGGAAGGCGCTGTGATAGTTGCACACACGGGCCGGGGGCCCATGCTACTTGTGTTACAGGTCCAGCTTATAACATGCCGCTTGGGCTTGGCGGCTGTAGTCGGCGGATTCGCCGAGGATCCGAGCGGCTTCCTGATCGGCGTGAAAGCCTTTCGAATTTTCACTGCTGATAAAGTCCAACCGCCACATCGCTTTGCGCTGCAACTCGCGGATCGGTGCCAACTGCTCTTCGCTGGCTCCGGCTTCTTTGGCCTCGATGATCGCATCCAACATATCGGTCATTGCCACGGCGGCTCGATCCATCAGCGAACGCGTGCGTCCTTGGATGATGTCGACGCGGTCCTTTAATTCCTGTTCGGAAACGTGATGGCAGGTCTGACAGGCTTTGTTGATGTTTAACATCGGGCTGCGGACCCAGTGGCTACTGACTTTGGTCGCGCCTTGTTTTTCATACGGCATATGGCAATCGCTGCAGCTGACACCGGCTCGCGCGTGGATACCTTGGCTCCACAATTCGAACTCCGGATGTTGGGCTTTATATACTTTGGTGCCGGTTTCTTTGTGCACATAGTCGTAGAACTCGCCCCCGCCCTGCCCTTGCTCATCGGCGGGGAATTCGGTTTCGTCCCATTCTTGTTCCAGGTCTTCCATCTTCAGACCATTGCCCCAGGGGAATGTCAGCGTCATCTTGTTTGCACAGTAATATTCGACGTGGCACTGCCCGCATACGAACGATCGCATCTCCTGCCGCGTAGCGTGCACATTGGGGTCGTACGTGCCTTTGGAGCCCGCATCGCGCCACTGCTGGATGCTGGGCAGGTGCGGAACCGGATCATCGCTTTTGGCCAGTTTGTCGATGCCCAACAGGAACCCGGGGCGCGTGACGCGAATCGACATCGTGACGGGATCGTGGCAATCGATGCAGGACACCGGATGAGCGTTGCCCAGATGCGGGTCCCCGGCTTCGGCTTTGACCACCCCGTCGGACGTCTTTTCTAATTCCGCATGGACGTCTTCATAGTTCAACTGACTGACGGCCTTAAATCCTGCCATCACCGCTTCTTGATGAAACGACTCCGCCAGAGCTTCCGGTGTGGCTTCCTGCCCCAGTTTTTCCAGACCGATACGGCGGTAGGTGGGAATGATCGAAGCGTGGCAATGCAAACAGGCGCCGGACTGTTGGACTTCGGTGACCCGTTTGGTCTGTTCTTGGTCACCCAGCATATAGGCGTGCCCGCGAGCTTCACGATATTCGATGCTGAAGGCGTAGCCGGCGTACAGCCGTTTCAGCCAGGGATCTTTTTCCAACTTGCTCGGCGGCAGGGCATTGCTGCCGCCGTACTCGGTCCGCTCGGTATCGGCGGTCCGCAGGTAGGCTTCGTACTGCAGCGGGAAATTCACGCCCCAGGGCTTTGGGTCGGTGCTGACTTCGTTGACCTCGACCAACCGCACAAAGGGCTTCCGCGCTTCCTGCTTGCGTTCGAACATGATGACCAACACGGCGACGACGCCCACGGTGCCCACCGCTACCAGGACCGTAAGCAGCGCTAACCAGCCAAAGCTACGTTTATGATCGGAAGCCATTTTTGAAGTTTAAAGTTTGAGGGCGAAAGTTTGAAGTTTGAGGTTTCCTCTCCATCGCCGACTACCGGCCGGCGTGGCCGACGTCGCTGTGACAATGCACACAGGACTGCATATCGCCACCCGCGACGGCGGGCAACATGGAATGCACAAAGTCTTGATGGCAATGCACACAGGTCCCTTGGGTAACCCGTTTGTTCCGCGGTTTGATCTGAATGGGATTTTTGTAATTACCCAAGGTGAACGCCAGCGAATGAAAGAAACCGTTGTCCGCTTTCACGACCCACTTGCCAATCGGATCGTGCGGCAGGTGGCAATCGTTGCAGACGGCCACGTGATGATGGCTGCTTTTCTGCCATGAATCCAAATGATCCTGCATGGCGTGACAATTCACACAGGACTGTGGATTGTTGCTCAGATAACTGGCGCCGCGTCCATAGCCAAACGTGAACATCCCCAGCCCAGCCAGCACGCCCAGGCACACGGCAAACAGGATGGCGGCTTTTCCGAACCGCGTTTTTCGGCGTGTCGGTTTGTTTTGGGTTTCCGGCGGTTTAGAATCCGAAGTTCCGTTCGCTTCGTCCATGGATGCTGCTTTATTAGGGTAACCGGCCAGAAATCAAATTCGTTAACGTAATCCAGCCGTGGAGCCATCAACGGTGAAATCACTAAGACTGCAGCCTACGTTTACGGTCGATGTCCCCAGCGACGCCGAGCAAACCATTGCGGCGCTGCGCACGGCAATTGCCGATGACGAATTGAGCGAGCACGCCATGGCGGCGGGCACTTGTTTTGAATTTTTCATCGCCCCTACCCAACAGCGTTTTTGGTCGCCGCATCTGTCCATACAAATTAGTCCTCGCGACCCCGGCTCGCAACTGTTCGGTCGCTTCTCACCGCGGCCGGAAATCTGGACAATGGTTATGGCCATTTACGGTGTGGTTCTAATCTTTATGTTCGCCGCAGCGATCTATGGATACGTTCAGTGGATGCTGGGTACCGCGCCTTGGGCCCTGACAGTATTGCCAATCGGCGTGATCGTGATCGGCAGCCTGCACGCAGCCAGCTTGGTTGGTCAGAACCTCAGTTCCGACCAAATGCATTTATTACGGTCCCGACTCGATCGCGCGATTGAACTGGCGTTTCCCGAACGGCCGCTTGCCGAAGACGCCGTGCGCGAATGATGTTGCGCAAGTGGCACAGAGCTTAATTCGAATCGGTTCCCCCGCTCACTTCCTGTTGCGGCCAAGTCGAAGGAATCAGTTGCGCGCCGCCGCGGCCTCGGCGGGCCACTCGCAGCGAATCACGAACATAATCATGGCACTGGATACAGGTGGTGGTCATCTGCAGATAGGTAAACGTGGCCCCTTCATGGTTGCCCTGGCTGGCCAGCGAATGCAGTTGATTGCATTGCCGGCGGAAGACCATGCCAAAATGTTCGTAGACTTCGTCGCGAGCCCGCGGCCACTCCGCCGCTTCGCTGATGTGCTTCATCTGTTCGGCGCCCCGCGCCACCCCGTCCAGGTCTTTCCGCAATAGGGCTTCCAAGACCTGCTGGGAATGCACCATTTTGGAACGCATCAAGGCGCCGGGAGCCCGATTGATGGGCGTTGCCGGCGGATCTGCCTGAACCCACAAAGTTCCCATCACTGCGACACACGCAGCCAACATTCCTGTTACCGTACCGCGTTTGCTGAATACACCTTTCATCACACCGCCTCCTGCTGGTGAGTTACACACGCACCCAATCTTTTAATGGGGCGTGTTCAAAAATCATATCGTGCTGGACTTGTAGGTCCTGGCCCAAGCCGGCTTCGCTGGCGCGATGGTACATCGCCAGAGCAATCCCCACGTCCACGTAGGCCAGTCCCACGGCATTAAAATAAGTCCGCTCTTCGGCGTGCTCGCGACCGGCTTTACGGCCGGCGATCAGATCGACCAGGTTTCCGTGTATATCCGCGTCGGTCAGTTCGCCGTCTTTGTACATCCGGCTGAGCGTTTGCGTGCGATGTTTGACCGTCTCCCAATCGTCGCAAACGATCTTGTCGCACTGCTTGGCCACTGCGTACTCATCTTCCCAGCCGCCGACGTGGCTATAAAACGCGCCGGGCTTCATCCAGGCGGCTTTCAACAACGGAGCCTGAGCGCTGGTGGCGGTGACGATGATGTCGGCATCACTGACCGCCGCTTCCAGGTCCGAGGTGGCTTTGGCGAACTCCATCTGGGGCAACAGCTTTTCCATCTCGCTGACAAACACATCTTCTTCCGCCGGATCTTTGGCGGCCACACGGCACACTTCCAGCGAAGGCACGGCGGTCTTCATCGCGATCAGATGCATCTTGGCCTGCTCGCCCGCACCGATGAAGCCGATCGTGCGAGAGTCATCGCGAGCCAAGCATTTCGCCGCCAGGGCGCCCATCGTGCCCACGCGGATGTTGGAACACAGCGTGCCTTCCATAAACGCGATCGGAAAACCTCGTTCGGTCTCCGACAGAATGATCACCGCCGACAAGTTCTGAATCCCATGCCGGACCGGATTGGGCGGAAACACCGATACCCACTTCACGCCGCAAATCTTTTTGTTCTTAAAGGTCGCCGGCAGGCAATTGATCCGCTCCTGCGTATCGTCGTTAAAGATCTGCACGATCTTTTCAGGAAAGATCACATCGCCGTGTTCGAAATCCAAAATCGCTTGTTCGGCCGCTTCCATGGCCATGCGAATGTCCAAACACCCGGCACCGAGGAGGTCTTCTTGAGAGAAAAACCGGCACTTGATTTCGTGGGTTTGCATGGAGCCGTGTGATCATGAAAAGGCAAAGCGGACTGTGAACCGATATCGGCTAGCTGCAAAGCATTTTCCAGGCCAATCAGACAAAGCCGACAACTAACTGAATGCCCTCAGCGAAGCGGTCCCCTGCGGCACACCCTGAGCCATTCCGCACACACAAAGTGCGTCCCAGGTGCCCATGCTGGGGCTACAGCGGACACTCAGCTCTGTCTTGATCGCCCTGTCCTGGATTGCAAGACCACGGCGGATCCTCAGAATGAAGCCAGCCAACGCACTTGCTCGTTGGCCGCCCCTTCGTGCTTCCGTCCCTTCGTCACTCCCATGCACCAAGATCTCATGTCCCGTTTGCCGCAGTCTTTTATCTTGACGGTATTGTTGTCGCTTGGCCCGGTTCTGTCCTCAATGGCGCAGGACCAGGAGCCGCCCGAGATCCATCCCGTCACGACGTCGGACCCCGAAATCCCCCTGGCCAGCCTGCGGATCATGGTCCGCCCGCTGGATCAACAAGAGCTGCAAGTGGAAGCGGACGCCTGGTTTTCGCTGCTAAAACAGAAAGCTCAACAGATCGCAGCCGCTCGGCTGGGCGTGCAGAAAACCAACCAAGTCATGGCCGCCGCCCCGCCGGCGGAAGCCCCAGCAGACGACTCGGCAGCCGACGAACCCGCAGCGGATAACTTGCCTGCGGACGAACCCGCCGAGGATGCGGCTCCTGGCGATGACGATGCGGCGGTCGACCCGGCCAACGTTACGGCTGCGGCGCTGGATGAAGTCGACCAACAGCTTGAAGGCTTGGCCCCGGAGGCCGCCGGCGATGTCAAGGACCAACTGCTCGAAGATGTCGGCACCCTGATCGACGAACGCACGGCGATCAGTGACCGCTTGGAGATCGTGCTGGATTCGCTGCAACGCAAAGGCGGCGAGGTGGAGACTTACCGTCAGTACGCGATCGCCGTAGCCGGCGTCGACCTGGACGCCAGTGATGCCCAAGCGACCTGGGCCACGTTTCATAACTGGATGGTCTCCAAAGAAGGCGGGCAACGCTGGGCGTGGAACCTGGTGCGTTTCTTGGCCATCTTATTGGTCGCCTACCTGCTAGCCAAAATCCTTAGCACCGTGGTCCACTGGTTGTTGGAAAAGAAGGTGCGGCTCACCAAACTAGCCGAGCGGTTAATCGCCAACACGATCCGAAACGTGTTGCTGGCAATCGGCTTTACCGTGGCCCTGACGGCTTTGGAAATCGACATCACTCCGATCCTGGCGGCGATCGGAGCAACCGGGCTGGTGGTCGGTCTGGCGTTGCAAAGCACGCTGAGCAATTTTGCCAGCGGGTTGATGATCCTTATCAATCGGCCCTTCGACGTGGATGACGTCGTCACCGCCGGCGGCATCACGGGAAAGATTCACCAAATGAATCTGGTCTCCACAACCTTTCGCACCTTTGATAACCAGACGATCCACGTTCCCAACAACGAGATCTGGAGCAACGTGATTACCAACATCACGGCCAATCAAACCCGCCGCGTGGATTTGGAATTCGGAATCGGCTACGAAGACGACTTCGAACAAGCCGAACAGCTGATCCTGGAAACCGTGCGAGCTCACGAACTGGTCTTATCGGATCCCGAACCGGTGGTGATCACGCACGCCCTGGCCGACTCCTCGGTCAACATCGTCTGCCGGCCCTGGGCCCGCACCAGCGATTGGTGGCAGGTCAAAACCGAACTCACCCGAGCGGTAAAGAAGCAATTCGACGCACACGGCATCTCGATCCCGTTCCCCCAGCGGGACGTGCACGTGCATCAACAGACCGCTCCTTGAATCGAGAGCAGACGGCAATCCACCCTCCCGCTGGACGTGCGATTTATCCGTCGAGATTCGCGCACGCATGGTTTTCGAAAGTCGCAACCGTATCAGCCGCGCAGCGTCTTAGGCCCGGAGGGCCGTCATAGCCCCTGCCGGGGCTGTCAAGCCCCGGTAACCTGCCCTCAACAAAACAAAGACCCGGAGGGTCGACACAACGGAACTCTATGCCGCGCATCAACAGAATTGTGCCGGCCCTCCGGGCCTTGTGACTCCTGTTGCCTTCAGTCCGGGGGTTCACACCCCCGGCAGAGATTGTGTCGGCACTCCGTGCCTGGGCTGTTATAGGACGGGACCTTCGGCCCGGCGGCTGAGAACGGCGTCCTCTACTTAGGCGACCAGGGTTGCTGGCCATCTTTTTCACGCAGGAATTTGGCGTCCACTTGCTTGTACCAAGCGTGCAAGCGATCTCGCATCTCGGCCGTCCGCTGCGGCTGTTGCTCGGACAGATCGTTGGTTTCGCCGATGTCGTCTTGCAAGTTGTACAGATGCGTGCGTCCGTCTTCGTAGCGTTCGACCAATTTGTAGTCACCATCGCGAATCGCGCCGCCGGGCATCCCGCCTTGGTTGCTGTAGTGCGGGTAGTGCCAATACAAGGCTTCGCGGTCCAGCGGTTTGCCCAACAATGCCGGCCGGAGATCCACGCCGTCGACATCGTGCTGCAACGGAATCTTGGCGGCCGCGGCCAGCGTCGGCAGCAGGTCGATCGAACAAATTGGTTGATCACTCTCCGACCCTGCGGTGGTAACGCCCGGATAACGCACGATCCACGGCACTCGGATACCGCCTTCATAGATCCACCCTTTGCCGCCACGCAGCGGCAGATTGCTGGTCGGCGAACCTTCGCTGGTCGATAGCCCGCCGTTGTCGGAAGTGAAAACTACCAGCGTGTTATCGGCCACGCCCGAAGCGTCGAGCTGCTTGAGGACTTTGCCAATCGCCTCATCCATGGCTTCCACCATGGCCGCATACACGGCGTGTTTTTGCAGGATTCGGACTTTGCGAGGATTGTTTCCCAGCACCTGTTCCTCTTCGCCGAACTCTTGCCCCTCGATCGACGCGGCTCGCTGGCGATACTTTTTCACCAGATCCTTGCGTCCCATCAGCGGCGTGTGCACGGAGTAAAACGAGAGGTAAGCCAGAAAAGGTTTTTCCTTGTTCGCTTCGATAAAGGAGGCCGTTTCGGTGGCCAAACGATTTGGCAGGTGCTCGCCTGCGGGGCTTTCGGGTTTGAGCTGAGGATTTTTGAAGGGGGCAAAATATCGGCTTCCCGTATAAGGTCCGCCGGCATGGAAGCCTCCCATATTGACGTCAAAGCCCCGTGCTTGCGGCAAGAACTCATCGCCTTTGCCGAGGTGCCATTTGCCGGCGAAGAAGGTCGCGTAACCTTTCTCTTTCAACACGTTGGCAACCGTTGTTTCCTCCACCGGCATGAAGTGATTCATGGGCGCGGGATTAAACTTGCCGCTGCGGTTGCCGCCAAAGAAATTCGTCGCGTCGGCTCGCGATGGGTACCGGCCGGTCATCAAACTAAATCGCGTCGGCGAACAAACAGGGTTGGCGGCGTAGCCGTTGGTGAACCGCATCCCGCTGCTGGACAACCGATCGATATGGGGCGTTTCATAAAAGCAATCGGGGTTGTTGGCTCCGATATCCATGTACCCCAAGTCGTCAACGACGATGACCAGAATATTCGGCGTTTGGACGTCGTCGCGAGGTGCCGCAACGGCGCCGCTGTGCCACATCGCTACCACGACCATGGTCGCGACAGCCTTCAGCACGATTCGGTGACTCCACATAGTTATCCTTTCATCTCTTCTCGAGGGGATTCTTACAGATTGTTGATGCCGATCGGCTGGCGATTTTTCGGCGCGCTGCGACCGGAGGTTTTGAGACGTTCGAGCAATTGCTGCATCTCGACGCGTTTGGCTTGTTCGCTAAAGAACAAGTTGGTGGTTTCGCCCGGGTCGGTCTTTAAGTTGTACAGTTGGCCGCTGGCGTCCGGAGCCGTTTCGGGCAACGCGTAGGGCCGCATGTTGGGGCTGTCGTAGTTGTTGCCGCCCGAACCGGTGTGATCGAGGTATTTCCAGTCGCCCTGGCGCAACTGAAACTCGCCGCGAAAACTCTGCGTCAACAGGTGAGGTCGGATCGACTGTGATTCGTCCTGCGTACCGAGCAACACGGGCAGCATGTCAAAGCTGTCCGTGGCGTCTTCGTCGGCCAACGTGTAACCGACGATCGATGCCAGCGTGGCGAAGATGTCGGTGGTGTTGGTCATCTGACGCGACACGCGACCGGGCGGAATGCGACCGGGCCAGCGCGCGATAAAGGGCACGCGATGGCCGCCTTCCCAACCGTCGCGTTTCATTCCCCGCCAACCGCCCGAGGCATCGTGGTTGTGATCGCGACGCATCCAATCCACGTGCACGGTTTCGGCCCCGTTATCGGAGTTGAACAGGATCAGCGTGTTGTCGTCGATATCGAGTCGCTGCACCAGGTCCATCACCCGCCCGACCAGCACGTCCAACTCCCAGACAAAATCACCGCGGGGTCCAGCCTCGGTGGCGCCGTTAAATTGCTCGGCCGGCAGCACGGGGGCGTGAGCGATTTGCGTGGACAGCACGGCAAAGAAGGGCTGGTCCGGAGTCTGCTTGCGATGCTCGGTGATAAAGGCTTCGGTCTTGTCGTAGAACAACAGGTCGGCGTTCATAAAGTCATAACCGGGCGACATCCAGCCTTCATCGTTGTCCCACCGCCACTTGCCACCGGGGTTGGGTAGCGTATCCCGCTTGTGTCGCATACTGGCCGGTTCGAGGACCATGCCGTTTTCGATATACACATACAGCGGATCGGTGTTGGGACAATTGGGCGTCACAAAGGATTCGTCAAAGCCGCGTGCATTGGGCCCGTCGATCAGCGGCGTGCTCTTTTCGTAATCGATCAGCAGCGAATTCTTGAATCCGTTGCCCAGCCGTTGATTGTTCTCGTCGTACCAGGTGAGCCCCACGTGCCATTTGCCGAATACGCCGGTGCGGTAGCCTTTGGTTTTCAGCATCTGAGCGATGGTCAGCGTGCCGGGCTTCAGATAGCTCGGTCCGCCGGGACCTTCGAAAGCGCCGCCGCCGCGGCCGGTTGAGCGATAAATCTGCTGACCGGAAAACAGTCCGTAGCGAGACGGCGAACAGATCGTCGAGGGGCTGTGGGCGTCGGTGAAACGAACGCCCTGCTGTGCCAGCTGGTCGATTCGCGGCGTCTGGTAGGCCGCATCGGGGTTGTAACAAGACAGGTCGCCATAGCCGAGGTCATCAGCATAGATGATGATCACGTTGGGCAGCTCCTGAGCCGCCGCCTGATCACCAGTGGAACCAAGCCCCCCCAAACCAACGGCCCACACGAACAACCCAACTGTGGCGCGTAAACGTAACGATAAATTCATAAACGGCGATCAGCCTACAGAGAGTTCGCGAGCGACAACGGTCCAGGCTATTCTGCATCGCATGGCGGGCAAAAGAAACCTCTCCACCCGATATTCATCGACCCGGCCGACCAGCCTCGCGTCTCTTCTCCCGCTCGGCACCACGGCCGGCACCGGGCTAAAATAGTGGCCCGTCTTTTTATTCGTCCCTGCGATCCCCAGGCA from Roseimaritima ulvae includes these protein-coding regions:
- a CDS encoding sulfatase, which encodes MWSHRIVLKAVATMVVVAMWHSGAVAAPRDDVQTPNILVIVVDDLGYMDIGANNPDCFYETPHIDRLSSSGMRFTNGYAANPVCSPTRFSLMTGRYPSRADATNFFGGNRSGKFNPAPMNHFMPVEETTVANVLKEKGYATFFAGKWHLGKGDEFLPQARGFDVNMGGFHAGGPYTGSRYFAPFKNPQLKPESPAGEHLPNRLATETASFIEANKEKPFLAYLSFYSVHTPLMGRKDLVKKYRQRAASIEGQEFGEEEQVLGNNPRKVRILQKHAVYAAMVEAMDEAIGKVLKQLDASGVADNTLVVFTSDNGGLSTSEGSPTSNLPLRGGKGWIYEGGIRVPWIVRYPGVTTAGSESDQPICSIDLLPTLAAAAKIPLQHDVDGVDLRPALLGKPLDREALYWHYPHYSNQGGMPGGAIRDGDYKLVERYEDGRTHLYNLQDDIGETNDLSEQQPQRTAEMRDRLHAWYKQVDAKFLREKDGQQPWSPK
- a CDS encoding sulfatase family protein, whose protein sequence is MNLSLRLRATVGLFVWAVGLGGLGSTGDQAAAQELPNVIIIYADDLGYGDLSCYNPDAAYQTPRIDQLAQQGVRFTDAHSPSTICSPSRYGLFSGQQIYRSTGRGGGAFEGPGGPSYLKPGTLTIAQMLKTKGYRTGVFGKWHVGLTWYDENNQRLGNGFKNSLLIDYEKSTPLIDGPNARGFDESFVTPNCPNTDPLYVYIENGMVLEPASMRHKRDTLPNPGGKWRWDNDEGWMSPGYDFMNADLLFYDKTEAFITEHRKQTPDQPFFAVLSTQIAHAPVLPAEQFNGATEAGPRGDFVWELDVLVGRVMDLVQRLDIDDNTLILFNSDNGAETVHVDWMRRDHNHDASGGWRGMKRDGWEGGHRVPFIARWPGRIPPGRVSRQMTNTTDIFATLASIVGYTLADEDATDSFDMLPVLLGTQDESQSIRPHLLTQSFRGEFQLRQGDWKYLDHTGSGGNNYDSPNMRPYALPETAPDASGQLYNLKTDPGETTNLFFSEQAKRVEMQQLLERLKTSGRSAPKNRQPIGINNL
- the nrfH gene encoding cytochrome c nitrite reductase small subunit, which encodes MDEANGTSDSKPPETQNKPTRRKTRFGKAAILFAVCLGVLAGLGMFTFGYGRGASYLSNNPQSCVNCHAMQDHLDSWQKSSHHHVAVCNDCHLPHDPIGKWVVKADNGFFHSLAFTLGNYKNPIQIKPRNKRVTQGTCVHCHQDFVHSMLPAVAGGDMQSCVHCHSDVGHAGR
- a CDS encoding globin — protein: MIPDDLDPVTASYHRCMYGEGFLDTFYDTFLDGAPDIQEKFRNTDFTHQKLMLRESLLLMIMYSLGQTQVRDELVQLAKRHDRNHVDIPPTMYERWLESLCVAVGKHDPEFSPEMEQQWRAAMQPGIDLMVSYY
- a CDS encoding ornithine cyclodeaminase family protein; this translates as MQTHEIKCRFFSQEDLLGAGCLDIRMAMEAAEQAILDFEHGDVIFPEKIVQIFNDDTQERINCLPATFKNKKICGVKWVSVFPPNPVRHGIQNLSAVIILSETERGFPIAFMEGTLCSNIRVGTMGALAAKCLARDDSRTIGFIGAGEQAKMHLIAMKTAVPSLEVCRVAAKDPAEEDVFVSEMEKLLPQMEFAKATSDLEAAVSDADIIVTATSAQAPLLKAAWMKPGAFYSHVGGWEDEYAVAKQCDKIVCDDWETVKHRTQTLSRMYKDGELTDADIHGNLVDLIAGRKAGREHAEERTYFNAVGLAYVDVGIALAMYHRASEAGLGQDLQVQHDMIFEHAPLKDWVRV
- a CDS encoding ammonia-forming cytochrome c nitrite reductase subunit c552, translating into MASDHKRSFGWLALLTVLVAVGTVGVVAVLVIMFERKQEARKPFVRLVEVNEVSTDPKPWGVNFPLQYEAYLRTADTERTEYGGSNALPPSKLEKDPWLKRLYAGYAFSIEYREARGHAYMLGDQEQTKRVTEVQQSGACLHCHASIIPTYRRIGLEKLGQEATPEALAESFHQEAVMAGFKAVSQLNYEDVHAELEKTSDGVVKAEAGDPHLGNAHPVSCIDCHDPVTMSIRVTRPGFLLGIDKLAKSDDPVPHLPSIQQWRDAGSKGTYDPNVHATRQEMRSFVCGQCHVEYYCANKMTLTFPWGNGLKMEDLEQEWDETEFPADEQGQGGGEFYDYVHKETGTKVYKAQHPEFELWSQGIHARAGVSCSDCHMPYEKQGATKVSSHWVRSPMLNINKACQTCHHVSEQELKDRVDIIQGRTRSLMDRAAVAMTDMLDAIIEAKEAGASEEQLAPIRELQRKAMWRLDFISSENSKGFHADQEAARILGESADYSRQAQAACYKLDL
- a CDS encoding DUF3592 domain-containing protein, translated to MAAPSKYLAKSRALRLLIVVTGFAAATYFAYGSILLVLRGQAVEAVCTSLDVKTTEARDGRRTSVTYHLAYPVEGQGMTEGTIRGGLSFQLAEGDKIEVLYDPRKPSRVRANRFESLWGLSCIFGALGLMCLPGLLRKPAS
- a CDS encoding mechanosensitive ion channel family protein; translated protein: MSRLPQSFILTVLLSLGPVLSSMAQDQEPPEIHPVTTSDPEIPLASLRIMVRPLDQQELQVEADAWFSLLKQKAQQIAAARLGVQKTNQVMAAAPPAEAPADDSAADEPAADNLPADEPAEDAAPGDDDAAVDPANVTAAALDEVDQQLEGLAPEAAGDVKDQLLEDVGTLIDERTAISDRLEIVLDSLQRKGGEVETYRQYAIAVAGVDLDASDAQATWATFHNWMVSKEGGQRWAWNLVRFLAILLVAYLLAKILSTVVHWLLEKKVRLTKLAERLIANTIRNVLLAIGFTVALTALEIDITPILAAIGATGLVVGLALQSTLSNFASGLMILINRPFDVDDVVTAGGITGKIHQMNLVSTTFRTFDNQTIHVPNNEIWSNVITNITANQTRRVDLEFGIGYEDDFEQAEQLILETVRAHELVLSDPEPVVITHALADSSVNIVCRPWARTSDWWQVKTELTRAVKKQFDAHGISIPFPQRDVHVHQQTAP